The following proteins are encoded in a genomic region of [Eubacterium] hominis:
- a CDS encoding YgiQ family radical SAM protein, whose protein sequence is MAFLPTTREEMLQQGYEQVDFVYVSGDAYVDHPSFGCAIITRVLQAYGYSCAILAQPDWHNDDEFTQFGEPRLGFLVSAGNIDSMVNHYSVNKRRRDKDYYSDEGVMGKRPDRPTIVYTQILKRLYPHKPVMIGGIEASLRRLSHYDYWDDKVRRSILMDSQADLLMYGMGENTIVEVADALASGLEAKDICYIRGTVWKTKSIEYVSDYIMLPSYEEVCKDKRTYAKSFHIQHENIDAIAAKVLVEPYDGWYVVQNQPPLPLTQEEMDFTYSLPYERTYHPKYKYIPAIEEVQFSIVSNRGCFGSCAFCAITHHQGRVISTRSKESIVEEAKRITEMPNFKGYIHDVGGPTANFSREACDKQREFGACKSRECLFPKPCNNLIVDHSRYLDILRAVRELPRVKKVFIRSGIRYDYLMYDKNDEFFDELVQHHISGQLKVAPEHISAEVLDKMGKPRKELYLKFVEKFKQKNEQFHKDQYIVPYLMSSHPGCDLNGAIELACYLKKIHHTPKQVQDFYPTPGTPATCMYYTGLDPKTMKPVYVARTHEEKAMQRALMQFTYPQNYDLVYKALKTAGRMDLVGNGPKCLIPYQKPGHFPSRRDQGKRYGQKPYAKKGNERKGMKKR, encoded by the coding sequence ATGGCTTTTTTACCTACAACAAGAGAAGAAATGCTGCAACAGGGCTATGAACAGGTGGATTTTGTATATGTGAGTGGGGATGCGTATGTGGATCATCCAAGCTTTGGATGTGCAATTATCACCAGAGTCTTGCAGGCATATGGATATAGCTGTGCCATTCTTGCACAGCCTGACTGGCATAACGACGATGAATTTACACAATTTGGAGAACCAAGACTTGGCTTTTTGGTATCTGCTGGAAATATTGATTCTATGGTGAATCATTATTCTGTTAATAAAAGACGACGTGATAAAGATTACTACAGTGATGAGGGGGTTATGGGAAAACGACCAGATCGTCCTACCATTGTATATACACAGATATTGAAACGTTTATATCCGCATAAGCCGGTTATGATTGGTGGAATCGAGGCCAGCTTGCGACGTTTATCTCATTATGATTATTGGGATGATAAAGTAAGAAGAAGTATTTTAATGGATTCTCAAGCCGATTTATTGATGTATGGCATGGGAGAAAACACCATCGTGGAAGTCGCAGATGCTTTGGCAAGTGGATTAGAGGCAAAGGATATTTGTTATATCAGAGGTACCGTATGGAAAACAAAATCCATTGAATATGTATCAGATTATATCATGCTGCCAAGTTATGAGGAAGTATGTAAAGATAAGCGTACGTATGCGAAAAGCTTTCATATCCAGCATGAAAATATTGATGCGATTGCAGCAAAGGTATTGGTAGAACCATATGATGGATGGTATGTGGTACAAAATCAACCACCACTTCCATTGACACAGGAAGAAATGGACTTTACGTATTCACTGCCATATGAAAGAACGTATCATCCTAAATATAAATACATACCAGCAATTGAAGAAGTACAGTTTTCCATTGTATCAAATCGAGGCTGTTTTGGATCTTGTGCCTTCTGTGCAATTACCCATCATCAAGGTAGAGTCATTTCTACCAGAAGTAAGGAAAGTATTGTGGAGGAAGCAAAACGGATTACGGAAATGCCTAACTTTAAGGGATATATTCATGATGTGGGAGGGCCTACTGCCAATTTCTCAAGAGAGGCATGTGACAAACAAAGAGAATTTGGCGCATGTAAAAGCAGAGAATGTTTATTCCCGAAACCATGTAATAACCTGATTGTTGATCATAGCCGTTATTTGGATATCCTTCGTGCTGTAAGAGAGCTGCCTAGGGTGAAGAAAGTATTTATTCGTTCAGGTATTCGTTATGATTATCTGATGTATGATAAAAATGATGAGTTCTTTGATGAACTGGTACAGCATCATATCAGTGGACAGTTAAAGGTTGCCCCTGAACATATCAGTGCGGAAGTATTGGATAAAATGGGAAAACCACGTAAAGAATTGTATTTGAAATTCGTTGAAAAATTTAAACAGAAGAATGAACAGTTCCATAAGGATCAATATATCGTGCCATATCTGATGAGTTCCCATCCAGGATGTGATTTAAATGGTGCGATTGAATTAGCGTGCTACCTGAAAAAAATTCATCATACCCCAAAACAGGTACAGGATTTCTATCCAACGCCGGGAACACCGGCGACTTGCATGTATTATACTGGACTTGATCCTAAAACAATGAAACCGGTCTATGTGGCAAGAACACATGAAGAAAAAGCCATGCAAAGAGCATTGATGCAGTTTACTTATCCTCAAAATTATGATTTAGTATATAAAGCATTAAAAACAGCTGGTCGTATGGATCTGGTGGGCAATGGGCCTAAATGTCTGATTCCATATCAGAAACCAGGGCATTTTCCATCCAGACGTGATCAAGGTAAGCGATATGGTCAGAAGCCATATGCGAAAAAGGGGAATGAGCGTAAAGGAATGAAGAAACGATGA
- a CDS encoding CidA/LrgA family protein has product MKYFRQLIIVFGFYYGGEWISTLFHLPLPGSLVGMILLFCALQLHILPLSSVEDTADFLLAHLPFFFIPAGVALMANFMHIQSIWFQILLVCLITTILTMGCSGFCIQKLMERKRD; this is encoded by the coding sequence ATGAAATATTTTCGTCAGTTGATTATCGTTTTTGGCTTTTACTATGGAGGAGAATGGATATCTACCTTGTTTCATTTACCATTACCAGGCTCACTTGTAGGTATGATCTTATTGTTTTGTGCTTTACAGTTACATATACTGCCATTATCTTCAGTGGAAGATACTGCTGATTTTTTACTTGCGCACCTGCCATTTTTCTTTATTCCCGCTGGGGTTGCGCTAATGGCGAATTTTATGCATATCCAAAGCATCTGGTTTCAAATCCTTTTGGTATGTTTGATCACAACGATTCTTACCATGGGGTGCAGTGGATTTTGTATACAAAAGCTGATGGAAAGGAAGCGTGATTAA
- a CDS encoding LrgB family protein, whose translation MKALFTSPMFGILLSLVAFEIGLWIQKKTKLLVLNPLLLAITMIIVLLLLCDIPLSSYQVGGNMINMFLGPATVVLAIPLYRQAHNLKYYFAPIMIGICAGVVCGLTSTLLCSMLMGFDREIIASIMPKSITTPIGIELSAQLGGIEAVSVLTILVTGIMGAVVADMVFRIFHIDHPIAKGVALGTSAHAIGTTKALSLGHIEGAMSSLAIGVSGLITVFCAPVVWDMIQAFL comes from the coding sequence ATGAAGGCGTTATTTACTTCGCCAATGTTTGGCATTCTGTTATCCTTAGTGGCTTTTGAAATTGGTCTGTGGATTCAGAAGAAAACCAAATTATTGGTATTGAATCCTTTATTGCTGGCAATTACAATGATTATCGTTTTACTATTGCTTTGTGATATTCCTTTATCATCTTATCAGGTGGGTGGAAATATGATCAATATGTTTTTAGGACCAGCAACGGTAGTATTGGCAATCCCATTATATCGTCAGGCACATAATCTGAAATACTATTTTGCGCCAATCATGATTGGCATCTGTGCAGGAGTTGTCTGTGGCTTAACTTCTACTTTGTTATGTAGTATGCTTATGGGCTTTGATCGTGAAATTATTGCCAGTATCATGCCAAAATCCATTACTACACCAATTGGAATTGAATTAAGCGCACAGCTTGGCGGTATTGAGGCAGTAAGCGTATTAACGATTCTGGTAACGGGGATTATGGGAGCAGTTGTCGCAGATATGGTATTTCGTATTTTCCATATCGATCATCCTATTGCCAAAGGAGTAGCACTTGGAACAAGTGCCCATGCAATTGGCACAACCAAGGCATTATCTCTTGGTCATATCGAAGGTGCCATGAGTTCTTTAGCGATTGGTGTCAGTGGATTGATCACAGTATTTTGTGCACCGGTTGTATGGGATATGATACAAGCTTTTCTATAA